In Scyliorhinus canicula chromosome 18, sScyCan1.1, whole genome shotgun sequence, a single window of DNA contains:
- the LOC119953640 gene encoding high mobility group protein B3-like: MAKRDPKKPRGKMSSYAYFVQTCREEHKKKSPEIPVNFSDFSKRCSEQWKTISGKEKGKFEDLAKVDKARYDREMKNYVPAKGSKKKKKDPNAPKRPPSGFFLFCSEHRPKIKAVSPGLSIGDVAKKLGELCNACSEEEKKPFISKAYKLKEKYDKNVADYCAKGKVDSAKKPPAKKEAYCDDYDDDEEDDEEEEEEEDEDDD; this comes from the coding sequence ATGGCGAAACGTGACCCTAAGAAGCCAAGAGGCAAGATGTCCTCTTATGCTTACTTTGTCCAGACTTGCCGTGAAGAACACAAGAAGAAAAGCCCTGAAATTCCGGTTAATTTCTCAGATTTCTCTAAAAGGTGCTCTGAACAATGGAAGACCATatctggcaaagagaagggcaaaTTTGAAGATTTGGCGAAAGTAGATAAGGCACGTTACGACCGGGAAATGAAAAATTACGTGCCAGCGAAAGGTAgcaagaagaagaagaaggacCCCAATGCACCAAAAAGGCCCCCCTCTGGATTCTTCTTGTTTTGCTCGGAACACCGACCAAAAATCAAAGCTGTGAGTCCTGGCTTATCTATTGGTGATGTAGCAAAGAAGCTTGGTGAGCTGTGTAATGCTTGTAGTGAAGAGGAGAAGAAGCCATTCATTAGCAAAGCTTATAAATTGAAGGAGAAATATGATAAGAATGTTGCTGATTATTGCGCCAAAGGCAAGGTGGATAGTGCAAAGAAGCCCCCTGCCAAGAAGGAGGCATATTGCGATGATTATGATGATGATGAGGAAGAcgatgaggaggaagaggaggaggaggatgaagatgATGATTAA